The genomic region TCCATCTTCCATGAGTACTTTCCCGTCAACAATGGTGGTGCTGACATCCTTGCCGTTTGCAGCATACACAAGATGTGAAGCAACATCGTATACGGGTGCAAGATGAGCTTTATTCATATCAACAATTATCATATCAGCGTTGTAGCCTTCTTTCAGCATTCCACTGTTGATTCCAAGAGCTTTTGCACCGTTGATGGTTGCCATTTCAAGAACCTTGCGTGCAGGAAGTGCAGTTGGATCCATGGTGCTGACCTTTTGCAAAAGAGCTGCAGATCTCATTTCCTCGAACATGTCAAGGTTGTTGTTGGAAGCACATCCATCTGTTCCAAGACATACATTTGCTCCAGCATCAATGAGTTTTGCAACAGGGCATATGCCGGAAGCAAGTTTCATATTACTGTTAGGATTGTGTGAAATGTTCACACCATATTCTGCAAGTATCTTTATGTCGCCGTCAGAGAGCCAGACACAATGTGCAGCAAGCACGTCAGTTCCCCAGAAATCGATTCCCTTGAGGAAATGAATGGAACACATGCCGAAGTTCTCTTTCATATAGTTAAGCTCGGCTTCAGTCTCAAGCACATGGATGTGTTGTTTTACACCATCTTTTACAGCCTGCTCTTTTACTCTGATAAGGAAATCCCTTGAACAGGTGTTAGGTGCATGTGGGCCGTACATTGTGCTTATCCTGCCACCGGCTTTCCCATTCCACTCTTTAACAAAAGCCCTGCCAACTTCAAGTTCTTTGTCAGCTTTTTCCTTATCTCCAAAATCAATCATCCCGTAGGAAAGTGCTGCACGGATACCGGCTTCATCTACAGCCTGAGCAACTCTGTTCTCGTGGATGTACATATCTGCAAAAGCGATAGTTCCGGAACGTATCATCTCAAGACATGCCAGTTTTGTGCCTGCATAGATATCATCGTCAGTAAGTTTTGCCTCGGCAGGCCATATGTGATTTTCAAGCCAGTCCTGAAGCTGCATATCATCAGCGTAGCCTCTGAATATTGTCATTCCTGCATGGCAATGAGTGTTAACAAGTCCTGGCATAAGGACCGAGCCCTTTGCATCGATAACTTTTTCAGCAGTACATTCTGTGGAAGTCCCGACTTCCTTTATTTTACCGTCCTCTACAACAACGATCCCGTTCTCAATGTCGCCTGCTTCCGGGTCCATTGAGAGGATATAAGCATTCTTTATGATAAGATCCGCCATTATCTCTCTCCTGATGTCTCTTCTTTTAGCTCTTCCAGATATTTGCGCATAATTGCCAGTCTCTGTTCTGCAATATCTTTAGCTGTTTGTGTATTAAGTCTTTCAGGTATTTTAAAAGGTTTTCTTTCCATGTAATCACAGAATCCATCGAATGGATCTTCAGTGTAAGCATTCATGGAAGTTTCCTTTACAGTTCCGATGGTCTCTTTCAAAGCCCTCAAAGCTCCCATTGAAACAAGTGACCTGAAAATTCCAACCGCACCCAGTGCATCGATCCTGTCAGCATCCTGAAGAATCTGAGCCTCGATGGTCTTTGCCTTCATTCCACGGCTGAAACGATGGGTCAGTATACATGATGTCACGTGGTCGATGAGCTTAGCTTCAGCACCATTTTCTGAAAGGAAATCCCTGGCAATCTCAGCACTGTATTCAGCATGGTTTCCTCCTTCTTTGTGTTCTCTCACGATTCCCACATCATGAAGAAGTGCTGCAAGGCGGATAACCTGTAAGTCTCCTCCTTCCTTTTCCTGGATTCTCATGCAGGTATTTTCAACCCTTTCAATGTGTGACATATCGTGGGTGCTGGGTTCATTTTCCAGTACCTGAGAAACAAAATCCCTTGTATTCTCTATCAGACACATGTAAGACCTTTCTCCTCTGCTTTGTTCTTCAGGTTCTCCTGCATGGTGTAAAGGGCATCGGAAATGGTAACATCGTTGTTGAATGAATCAACGATTTCCTGAAGGGAATCCCTGTTCTGAGTTTTCATGTCTTTTGTGAACTGAATCATATTCTTAAGAGCTCTGGTAACATTATCTACTATGGTAATGTTAGCTGTCAGTGCAGTTCTTGAAAGTGGGTTCAGGTCAATGGTGATGACAGTCTTGCCCATTTCAACAAGTTTCTGGCACCTGTCTCCGTCTTCAAGAGGCACCAGCACAACATCCGCACTGAATATACCTTCCTCATCTACAATAGCCCTGTCATGGGAAAGGTCAAGTCTTTTGTCTCCTTTCCCTCCAAGGACAACGCCAGATCCATGTGCTTTCAGGTGGTCTATTATCTTGTGCACCCTGGCATCACTTCTATGGAAAAGATTCACTTCAAGTCTTGCTCCGGTGACATCTGCAAGGGCTGCCATGAGATCGGGCACAAGTGCAGCAGTATTGCCATTTACAGATATTATGGCATTATCTGCAAGAAGAATATTAGCAACCGCTGCCCTTTCGGCAATGGCTGCTGATTTTGTTGTCTTTTCCCCTATCATATAATCGAAAGCTTCCCCGCGTCCCTGGGCTACCAGTCCCTGCTTGCTGGTGATACCGATGTTTACGCCTTCAACTATTCTTTCCCTGGTAATAAGGGACTCATACCGGGGGTGATCTTTAGGGATGTCTGTCATTCAGTCCGTTTTCTCCTTATGATTTTATTTTACTTTTCTATTTTCAGTTACTTGCATCCAGTATAATTCCCTGGTCAGTTGGAACAAGCATTGTTTGTATATCCTGCCCCTGCAACATCTGTATGTACTTATAGTTGATTAGGTCAGGGTTCTTTGCAAGCTGTTCGTTGATTATTCTGAGTGCTTCGGCTTCACCATAAGCCTGTGCAATAGTTGAATTTGCAATACCGTTTGCTTCAATGATCTTCCTTTCAGCTTCAAGTTGTTCTTTCTGCTTTACGAATATCATTCTCTGAGCTTCCTGGTCTGCCTGGAGTTTTGCTTCAATCGCCTCGGCAACTTTTGTAGGGAGAACAACGTTTCTGACAAGAACTTCTTCTACAATTATACCATCGCTATCAAGTGCAGCTGCTATGTTACTAAGCATTTCTCCTGCCACAAGCTCTCTTTCCTCACCATAAACCTGCAGGGCTGTTTTGCTGGAAACAACTTCACGTATAGAGGACCTTATTGTAGGTCTTATAATCTTTTCAGCATAGTTAGTTCCAAGAGTCTGGTGGACTGTGCTTACACTATCCGGAACAAGTCTGTATCTTACAGTAATGTCAAGTCCAAGCGTAAGTCCTTCTGTGGTGAGTGCTTTGATCTGATCATCTCCTACAACTTCTCCTTCATTGACCACGCCACTCATGGTGTATGTTTCACTTCTCACAGAGTACTTTGTAACGCTGACCCATGGGGGAACAATGTGTAATCCTTCGCCGAGTTCATCTTCTTCCACACCGCCAAACTGGTTGAACTTTACACCAACCTCTCCGGCTCCGACAGATACAAAAATAGAACCAAACAGTATCGAAAATACAATCAATATAACAAATATAACTACTATTCCGCGTCCTATCTTGCCAATAATAGGAGCTATTTCGCCTATTGGGAATTCCGGCACCTTTTTAGGTGGTTCGGGTTCCCATTCGCCTTCAACAACCATATAAACCTCTCCAATAAATAATTCCAAACGTATAATTATCAGTTATATCAGGTGGAATTGATAATATGTTTTCGCTCAGGTAATTCTAGACAATTCTGATGCTTCCAGTTCTAATCCTGAATCTGTGCACTTCACCAAATTCTGAAAATAAGTCAACAAGTTCTTGTGCACAGGTGACTGATGGTATTGAGAATACTGCATTGCCAAGCATCGCCTGTGAAGCTATAACTCCTGATGCCTCTGCTGTTTCAATTATTTCCATAACCTTATCTCCGGCAAGCCCGGTTTTCATGGTGAATTCCCTGGAGCAAAGCATAAAATTAGAGGCTGTGGGTTTTTCCAGAAGTTTTTTCATTGCTTCCTTTCCGGCAGCATTTATATTTTTCACCATATCCTTGTTTCCAAGAACTGAACCTGTGGACAATTTACCAAGCACCACGCAACATACCTCTCTCTCCCTTGTAGGTATCTGGTCTGTCAGAGCTATGGAAGGAGCACCCGGTGTTTTTCTAACCAGGATTCCTCCGTGTGCCTGCCCTGCAACATCTCCAAGCCCACTTCCATTTTTAACTTCTGCAACGTGTGCGATATCATTGAGCTGCATTGATGTGTATTCCATTGACAGGGCGTGATTGAGTGCATAAGCAGTTCCAAGTGCTCCGGCCCCAGATGCTCCAAATCCTGATCCAATGGGTATGTCTGAAATACTTTCAACTTTCACAGGCAACTCTGTCATGGATTCAATAACCGATTTGCTGGTATCTCCTGAAACCTTTTCACCGTTGAGAAATATCTCTGTGATTTCAACGTTATTTCCTGTTGTTACAGTGGTGTAAACTCCGCCATCAAGTACTAATCCACAACCAGTTGACCCTTTTTTCATTGGTTCATTATGGTCATGTATCTGAAAAAAACCTGTAATATGAGCCGGCGCGAAAGCCCTGGCAGTCAAAGTGTTGTTGCAGGATTCAAATTGCATTTATTTTTCGCCTTTTGATGTCAGCAGTTCTGTGATCTCATCCATAAGGATATTTGCAATATGACTTTTGGAACCTTCTATACAAATATTGTCTTTGTTGCCGGAGTATAATATAGTAATATTGTTGCTGTCCGTTCCCATGCCACCTTTGCTGACCTCGTTGGCAACGATCATATCAAGCCCGGAGTTTTCAAGTGTCTGCTTTGCCCTTTTGAGCAGTTCATCTGTTTCAACACCTGCTTCTGCCTTGAACCCGACTATTTTTACCTGCGGATATGCCTGCCTTGCTTCTTTGATTAGCTTGCGTGTTGTCCTGAAAGAAAGTTCAAGTCCGTTTTCACCGGATTTGATTTTCTGCTCGCTTGCATCCAGCGTATAATCTGCAATTGCAGCAGAACTTATGAGGATATCATAATCTTTTGCAAGTTCGCCAAGTACTGCATCGGTCATCTGTTCAGCAGTTTCAGCGAAAATCTCATTGATGCCGGAACCTGAAAACACAATCTTGTTCCTGTGAACTATAGTTACTTCAGCTCCCCTGCGATATGCTTCAAGCGCCAGTTCATTCCCGGTCTTTCCGGAAGCCCTGTTAGTAAGAATTCTTATTGGATCAATTGGTTCAGCCGTAGAACCACTTGTGATGAGTATCTTCTTCCCGCAGAGTGTCCTTTTCCCGATCTCTCTCTCTACTTCAAGCACTATCTCATCATTTCCGGCTATCTTTGCGATTCCTTCCTCGATCTTAGGTCCGATGAAATTGATTCCCCAGCCTTTCATCTTTTCAATGTTTTCCATCACCGCCGGATGGTTGTACATATCCTCATGCATTGCAGGTACTATCATTACAGGTTTACCTGCACCGATAGCTGTGGTTGCAAATGTTGTCACAGGTGTATCATCTATCCCTGATGCGATCTTCCCAAGAGTGTTAGCTGTTGCAGGGGCAATAAGTAAAAGATCTGCTCTGCCAAGATTTCCAAAGAACTCCACATGTTCCACCTTTCCGGTAATCCCGGTGATAACGTCATTCCCTGTTGCATAATGCAGGGCCATCGGATTGATTATCCACCCGGCAGCCTCGCTCATAACTGCATGAACATCTGCTCCCCTGCGAATGAATTCACGTGCAAGTTCTATTGTCCTTACAGCAGCAATGCTGCCTGTGACCGCAAGCACTATTGTCTTGCCTTTCAACGATTCTGATTTTGTGGATTTAATCCAGAGTGTCGGGTGTTCATTTGGAATCTGAGGCATATTCTGTCCTTATTTGATGAATAAGTGGATTTTAGTATTTAAAAGGGGAAGGTTGTTCAGTTAATTCATCATTCCTGTACTTTTGTGGATTTATTAGTAGCAGGATACAGAAAAAGAAGGCACTATTAATAAAAAAGAATGTGTGGTGTGGTACACCACAATTTATCCAACAAATATTATTTTTATTCAAAGTTCATTCAAAGACTAGTCCGTCATGACAGAAGTACCTTGCAGCAAGTTTCCACTGGTAAGTTCCGTCTTCTTCAGTCACTGTCCAGATGTCATAGTTCCAGTGTTCTCTGTCTCCATCCTTATTGAGTTCTGTCCATCCGGTAACTCCATAATATGACTCTGTAAGAGTATTCATTGCAAGTTTTACACTGTTTTCATTTTCGGGCGTAGAATCCAGATCTACAAATGTAAGTATCCAGAGGGCGTCATATGTAGCATATGCATAAGTATCAGGAACTCTTCCTATCTGTTCTTCGATTCTAGTTCCAACTTCTTCATACCTACTGTTCTTTTCATCGCTTCCGTATATTGGAGCTTTGAGATTAGTTGCTATAGCAAAACTGGCTGAATCATCATTGTTGACAAGTTCTTTGTTCAGTGCTATTCCGTCACTTCCATACCAGTTAACTGCTGACAGAGCTGGCTGGTCCTGAGCTAAAGCAAATATCTCTGTTGCTTCTCCATAGGAGCAAAGAAGTACGGCTACGGACTCTTCACCATATTCTGATGTAGCTGTTGCCACTTTTTCATTGAGTGACTCTACCTCTGCAGAAAGGTCTTCATCATTGCTTTCATATGCAATGCCTTCTAATACTGTGCCTCCAAGACTTTCAAAGCTATTTTTAACTTCTTCTGATAGCCCAAGACCCCATACATCATTTCTGTACACCGGGATCACTGCACTGATATTCTCTTCATGCATGAGTGTAGCTATGCCCATTCCCTGTTCTGTGTCATCAGGAACCAGACGGAACAGGTTGTCTTCAGGAATTGCTAAAGCAGGGGCAGTTGATGCAGTGCTTAAGAGAACAATTCCGTTTTCAGTTGCATATTCCAGGACTGTTTCTGCTTCATTACTTGCCTGTGGACCAATAACGATCTTAATTCCCATTTCATCAAGTTCTTTAAGTTGCTCCAGAGCTTTTTCAGGATTACTTTCGGTATCCTTTACAATCACTTCTACTTTTGTTTCAGAACCAAGTTCTGAGTAATAATCGTTAATGTCTGTTCTTGAGATTTCAAGTGCTGCCTGACTTGATTCACCGATAGATGACAGATCCCCTGTGAGTGGTAAAAGGGCACCTATGGTTATATCTTCGGATTCACTGTTAACATCTACTTCCGTCTGGTCAACACATCCTGACAGAAAAGTTGCTAAAAGAAGCATACTAATTATTATATAATTTGTTTTTCTCATAAAAATCACATCTAAAAAACACTACAATAATATATTTATTATTGCTTATTTTTATTTGTTGCGGTCTGTATCATATACTTTTTTCTTCTCATGTTGCAATCTATGAATAGTTTTTACTATCATAAAGCTGGAAAAATTGCTAAATTGATAATATAAGGATAGAAGTATAGATACTGAACAATTACAAATCCTTCAGTGCTGTTTCCTGCAAATTTCTTTCCACGGGATTTGAGGGTAGCTTTCTGTTGTACTTGAAGAAAGATTCTTTGTAGCTTCACCTATAATTTCCAGTTGCCTTATAACGGCATCCTGAACAAGCCTTTTTCAAGGAACTCTTCAAAAGTCAGGTATTCTGTGTATTCTTCTATCTGGTTAATAGCATCAAGAATGTGGTTGAGAAATGCAGAGTCATCCTTCACAATAGATTTTCCTAAGTTCGTTTCTTACAATGGGGGATATATATGGACTTAATGACCTTTCAGTAACCAGATCTACCTTTTTTCCCAGAAGAGTTTCGAATTAATTTTCTATATTTATATGATCAATAAGACTTTTTCCTTTAGAAAATGTCACCAGAAGATCAATATCATTCTCATCATTCTGTTCCCCTCTTGAAAAAGAACCGAAAAGTCCCAGAGAAGCTATATCATTCTGCCTGCAAAGCTCCATCAGGTCTTTTCCTATTTCTCTATCAAGACCCAGGGATTGTACAAGATCAAAAGCATCGTTGATTTCAATGGTATTCTTCTTTCTGACATATTGATCTCTGTATTATCTTTGTTTTCTCTAGTTTCAGAATGGTCGTCATATTTAATGTAATATACTAATTAGCTATCATTCTTATTATATTTTACAGGAATCTATTCTGTACATTGTCAAAGGTAGTAACATCCCGCCGAAGGCGGCACTTTCCAAGAACAATATGCTTATTATGTTGTTTATTTGTTTAATGTAAAATAAGTACATTCTAACTCAATATAGATTTTAACGCAGGAAGCACAAACAACCCATAGATTGCATACTGAATAAACAATGCGACAAAAGCGATCGAATATCGTTTAACCGCGTTTGTGCTCACACCTGAAAATCTCTTCTCATTTAGCATGTGAGTAAGCATTGGAAAAATACCGTAAACGAACATAATGATGATAACATAGAGCAATCCAAATACAGGAACTGTGAACATTCTCAGGAACACCTGTCCCGTTTCTTCGACAAATATGCCGTAGATTCCTGTTATCAAGAATACATCCCTGCCTGTGTACTTTATTTTACGCAGCAGTAAGTACCACGCAGAGATAATAAAAAGATAGTAAACAAACCCAAAAACAACGTCATTTACCGGATTCTGACTCAACAGTATTCGCTCACCAGCAGGCTTCGGGAGGTTTTCTACAATTGCAAACACTTCTGTCAAAAGCCCAAACAGCACTCCTGCTCCGATAAAAGATGTATGCAAAGGTAGTTTTTCAAGTACATTAATTAAATTGTCTTTGAACAGATAAGTAAAGATCCACATTGGAAATATCAGATTCATTGGTTCATTTAGTCCGTGTATTGTCAAAATGATACCAAGAATGACTAAGAGTGCTCTTTTCCAATTCATCTTGCTGTTATATGGGCTTTTCTGATATTCTATTTTGTGTGTTTAAAAAGTAAAGTTTTTATTTGAAATTAAACAAGTATGTATGAAAAATTTTACTAAAAAAGAAATTTCAATGGTTAAGAAATGAGAACAAAAATAATTGTTGTAACGATATTCTTATTGCTTGTTCTTAGTGCCGGTTGCATTGGTTCCAGTTTCAAAAATGCAAAAAAATTATATGCAACTGCAATGCACTACTATAATAATGGGGAGTATGAGCTTTCATTGGCAGCATGTGACAAGGTGCTTGACATTGATTCTCAAAATGCAGATGCATGGTATCTGAAAAGTATGTGTTATTACTATCTGGGTGATTATGACGAAGGTATCAATTCTGTAGATACTGCTCTGGAAATTGATTCACAACATGCAAATGCTTGGGTTATGAAAGGAACTTACTGTGCTGCATATGAAGACTATGAGGGGTCACTCGAAGCAGTTGATAAAGCCCTTGAGTTTGATTCCGAAAATGAAAATGCATGGCTGTTGAGGGGTATGTGCTATTACTATTCCAATGATTATAATGAATCTCTGAATTCTATCGATAATGCTCTGGAGTCAAATCCTGGAAAAGTCACTGCATGGATATGGAAAGGGAAGCTGCATGAGTCATTAGAACAACATGAAGAGGCTCTCAATGCTTACGATAAGGCCCTTGAACTTAATCCTAATGATATTGAAGCGTGGATGTTGAAAGGGATTACGTACGATTCTTTAGAGCAGTATGATGATGCTATAAATGCTTATGATAAGGTCTTAGAATTAAATCCTGCTTCCAGTGAGGCTTGGGAATTGAAAAGAAACCTCCTTTATAAGTTAGACAGAACAGAGGAAGCAGATATCTGCTATGCTAAAGTTGATGACCTATTAGACTGGGATAATTTCTAATTGACCTGATTTTGTTCTTGTAGACACATCTAAAATAAAAGTTAAAACAGAGTATCATGGAAAAAGAGTTTGATTATTACAGGATTCTGAAAGTAGATTATGTTACTTATTTTGGATTCTGGATAATGACTGTTCCGTGGTTGATTTATTTAACAGGATTACATGTAGATTCCAAAATATCAACTTTTAGTTTGATTATGATGTCGCTAATTCCAAGCTCCATTGGATTAATTTTGATGGTTCGAAGAATGCGTTTCCTAAAATATCTGTATTTCAATGGAGTGGATTCCATAGGCCATATCATTTCAGCAGACCATATGAATAGATACGATCATTCAATGATTGAATTGGAACATGTATATCAGGCTCAAAAATTTAAGATATTGACTGATTTGAGACGTTCTGCATTCTATAAATATCACTTTCGCAAAGGTGACAATGTAATCATTCGTTTTAATCCTAAAAAACCAACTGATGTTATAATTAGAGATGCTTATTTTTTTCTGAATAATAGTACGACTTCTGTAGTTGTTTCTCAACTTTCCGAATCAGTTGCAGAAAATAATTTAACATATATGGATAATCGTTTTCTGCGAAGTGAATTCGTATTTGCTGATGTCTGGTTGTCTGATAGAATTGATACAGTTCTTTCATATCAGCAATTCATGGATACTATAATGGAGTTTGCTCGGAATAATCACCTTTTGGATGAAAAAAGAAACAGGATTGTTCTAAGAAACAATTTCATTCTGAAAACAAATGCCTCCAAATTTGCGGATAAAGATATTTTCTCTTTGGAATTCCGTAGGTACTATCATCGAATTTATGCTGTATATGTTCCAATTGCATTTATAATGTCATTAATTGTTGGTTCTTCTATTTCTCCTCTATGGGAAGGAATTAGAGGTGAAGCTTTCACCACGATACTTCTATTGATGTTGTTTTTGCTCCCTGTTTTTTTAGTATGGATGGCTTATGAGATTGCAAGAGGCATTAGAAACATAAAAACAATCGATTACGGCAAGGAAGCCGAGAGAGTTTATTCTGAGATACTGGATGCTGTCAGAGAAAAAGAGAAAGATATTGTAAAATGAATCCTTCTTTTAATAACCTTTATCAAATCTCCAGTCCAACTTACAATCATGAACCATCGACATCTCTTCATCCTATTTCTCACCACACTCATCCTCCTGACATCCGGCTGCTCAGACAACAGCACAGACACTCCCGACACAATCGAAACTCCTGAAGTATCTGAACCCATAAACACACATTCCCAAAACACTGCTGATGAATCCCCTTCAGAAATAAACTACCGCCAGCAAATGCGTGATTTTGTCGTCAGCATCAGCACTTACTCAAAACAGAAGAACCCGGATTTCATAATAATTCCCCAAAATGGTCAGGAACTTTTGACGTCTGGCGGAGATCCTGATGATCCGGTTGCACAGGATTACATTGCAGCAATTGACGGGGTTGGCAGGGAAGACCTCTTCTTCGGTTACGATGATGACAACGTGGCAACCGATAAAGAAGATGCGGAATATATGGCATCATTGCTGGATATTGCCAGGGATAACGGTGTAGTTGTACTGGTCACTGATTACTGCAGGACTAAATCTTATGTCGATGCTTCATATCGTGAAAATGCAGATAGGGGTTACATTTCCTTTGCTGCCGACAGCAGGGAGCTAGATACTATCCCTGAGTATCCGGCAGAGCCGTACAATGTCAACAGCAACGATATTTTATCACTATCTGATGCCGGGAATTTCCTGTACATCATCAATCCCGAGGAATTTGAAAGCAAAGAA from Methanolobus tindarius DSM 2278 harbors:
- a CDS encoding endo alpha-1,4 polygalactosaminidase: MNHRHLFILFLTTLILLTSGCSDNSTDTPDTIETPEVSEPINTHSQNTADESPSEINYRQQMRDFVVSISTYSKQKNPDFIIIPQNGQELLTSGGDPDDPVAQDYIAAIDGVGREDLFFGYDDDNVATDKEDAEYMASLLDIARDNGVVVLVTDYCRTKSYVDASYRENADRGYISFAADSRELDTIPEYPAEPYNVNSNDILSLSDAGNFLYIINPEEFESKEEFLERLQETDYDVILIDLFFYDLPLTSDDIASLKTKSNGGSRLVIAYMSIGETESYRYYWDESWSAGSPEWIEAENPDWEGNYKVRYWDNEWQDVIYGNEDAYLDMIINAGFDGVYLDIIDAFEYFEN
- a CDS encoding amidohydrolase family protein, which encodes MADLIIKNAYILSMDPEAGDIENGIVVVEDGKIKEVGTSTECTAEKVIDAKGSVLMPGLVNTHCHAGMTIFRGYADDMQLQDWLENHIWPAEAKLTDDDIYAGTKLACLEMIRSGTIAFADMYIHENRVAQAVDEAGIRAALSYGMIDFGDKEKADKELEVGRAFVKEWNGKAGGRISTMYGPHAPNTCSRDFLIRVKEQAVKDGVKQHIHVLETEAELNYMKENFGMCSIHFLKGIDFWGTDVLAAHCVWLSDGDIKILAEYGVNISHNPNSNMKLASGICPVAKLIDAGANVCLGTDGCASNNNLDMFEEMRSAALLQKVSTMDPTALPARKVLEMATINGAKALGINSGMLKEGYNADMIIVDMNKAHLAPVYDVASHLVYAANGKDVSTTIVDGKVLMEDGKVLSMDEQEVIDTAIKASKDLLDRIGN
- a CDS encoding ribonuclease HepT family protein, producing the protein MKDDSAFLNHILDAINQIEEYTEYLTFEEFLEKGLFRMPL
- a CDS encoding pantoate kinase; the encoded protein is MQFESCNNTLTARAFAPAHITGFFQIHDHNEPMKKGSTGCGLVLDGGVYTTVTTGNNVEITEIFLNGEKVSGDTSKSVIESMTELPVKVESISDIPIGSGFGASGAGALGTAYALNHALSMEYTSMQLNDIAHVAEVKNGSGLGDVAGQAHGGILVRKTPGAPSIALTDQIPTREREVCCVVLGKLSTGSVLGNKDMVKNINAAGKEAMKKLLEKPTASNFMLCSREFTMKTGLAGDKVMEIIETAEASGVIASQAMLGNAVFSIPSVTCAQELVDLFSEFGEVHRFRIRTGSIRIV
- a CDS encoding DUF3592 domain-containing protein translates to MEKEFDYYRILKVDYVTYFGFWIMTVPWLIYLTGLHVDSKISTFSLIMMSLIPSSIGLILMVRRMRFLKYLYFNGVDSIGHIISADHMNRYDHSMIELEHVYQAQKFKILTDLRRSAFYKYHFRKGDNVIIRFNPKKPTDVIIRDAYFFLNNSTTSVVVSQLSESVAENNLTYMDNRFLRSEFVFADVWLSDRIDTVLSYQQFMDTIMEFARNNHLLDEKRNRIVLRNNFILKTNASKFADKDIFSLEFRRYYHRIYAVYVPIAFIMSLIVGSSISPLWEGIRGEAFTTILLLMLFLLPVFLVWMAYEIARGIRNIKTIDYGKEAERVYSEILDAVREKEKDIVK
- a CDS encoding prohibitin family protein — its product is MVVEGEWEPEPPKKVPEFPIGEIAPIIGKIGRGIVVIFVILIVFSILFGSIFVSVGAGEVGVKFNQFGGVEEDELGEGLHIVPPWVSVTKYSVRSETYTMSGVVNEGEVVGDDQIKALTTEGLTLGLDITVRYRLVPDSVSTVHQTLGTNYAEKIIRPTIRSSIREVVSSKTALQVYGEERELVAGEMLSNIAAALDSDGIIVEEVLVRNVVLPTKVAEAIEAKLQADQEAQRMIFVKQKEQLEAERKIIEANGIANSTIAQAYGEAEALRIINEQLAKNPDLINYKYIQMLQGQDIQTMLVPTDQGIILDASN
- a CDS encoding nucleotidyltransferase family protein is translated as MELCRQNDIASLGLFGSFSRGEQNDENDIDLLVTFSKGKSLIDHINIEN
- a CDS encoding HD domain-containing protein produces the protein MCLIENTRDFVSQVLENEPSTHDMSHIERVENTCMRIQEKEGGDLQVIRLAALLHDVGIVREHKEGGNHAEYSAEIARDFLSENGAEAKLIDHVTSCILTHRFSRGMKAKTIEAQILQDADRIDALGAVGIFRSLVSMGALRALKETIGTVKETSMNAYTEDPFDGFCDYMERKPFKIPERLNTQTAKDIAEQRLAIMRKYLEELKEETSGER
- a CDS encoding ABC transporter substrate-binding protein, encoding MLLLATFLSGCVDQTEVDVNSESEDITIGALLPLTGDLSSIGESSQAALEISRTDINDYYSELGSETKVEVIVKDTESNPEKALEQLKELDEMGIKIVIGPQASNEAETVLEYATENGIVLLSTASTAPALAIPEDNLFRLVPDDTEQGMGIATLMHEENISAVIPVYRNDVWGLGLSEEVKNSFESLGGTVLEGIAYESNDEDLSAEVESLNEKVATATSEYGEESVAVLLCSYGEATEIFALAQDQPALSAVNWYGSDGIALNKELVNNDDSASFAIATNLKAPIYGSDEKNSRYEEVGTRIEEQIGRVPDTYAYATYDALWILTFVDLDSTPENENSVKLAMNTLTESYYGVTGWTELNKDGDREHWNYDIWTVTEEDGTYQWKLAARYFCHDGLVFE
- a CDS encoding 4-phosphopantoate--beta-alanine ligase, with the translated sequence MTDIPKDHPRYESLITRERIVEGVNIGITSKQGLVAQGRGEAFDYMIGEKTTKSAAIAERAAVANILLADNAIISVNGNTAALVPDLMAALADVTGARLEVNLFHRSDARVHKIIDHLKAHGSGVVLGGKGDKRLDLSHDRAIVDEEGIFSADVVLVPLEDGDRCQKLVEMGKTVITIDLNPLSRTALTANITIVDNVTRALKNMIQFTKDMKTQNRDSLQEIVDSFNNDVTISDALYTMQENLKNKAEEKGLTCV
- a CDS encoding HepT-like ribonuclease domain-containing protein, whose amino-acid sequence is MRQLEIIGEATKNLSSSTTESYPQIPWKEICRKQH
- a CDS encoding tetratricopeptide repeat protein, whose product is MRTKIIVVTIFLLLVLSAGCIGSSFKNAKKLYATAMHYYNNGEYELSLAACDKVLDIDSQNADAWYLKSMCYYYLGDYDEGINSVDTALEIDSQHANAWVMKGTYCAAYEDYEGSLEAVDKALEFDSENENAWLLRGMCYYYSNDYNESLNSIDNALESNPGKVTAWIWKGKLHESLEQHEEALNAYDKALELNPNDIEAWMLKGITYDSLEQYDDAINAYDKVLELNPASSEAWELKRNLLYKLDRTEEADICYAKVDDLLDWDNF
- the coaBC gene encoding bifunctional phosphopantothenoylcysteine decarboxylase/phosphopantothenate--cysteine ligase CoaBC, coding for MPQIPNEHPTLWIKSTKSESLKGKTIVLAVTGSIAAVRTIELAREFIRRGADVHAVMSEAAGWIINPMALHYATGNDVITGITGKVEHVEFFGNLGRADLLLIAPATANTLGKIASGIDDTPVTTFATTAIGAGKPVMIVPAMHEDMYNHPAVMENIEKMKGWGINFIGPKIEEGIAKIAGNDEIVLEVEREIGKRTLCGKKILITSGSTAEPIDPIRILTNRASGKTGNELALEAYRRGAEVTIVHRNKIVFSGSGINEIFAETAEQMTDAVLGELAKDYDILISSAAIADYTLDASEQKIKSGENGLELSFRTTRKLIKEARQAYPQVKIVGFKAEAGVETDELLKRAKQTLENSGLDMIVANEVSKGGMGTDSNNITILYSGNKDNICIEGSKSHIANILMDEITELLTSKGEK